In Candidatus Poribacteria bacterium, the sequence TAATGAACGTTGGTAGTATCGCCGCCCCTGTTTTGAGCGCAATCGCAACTGGACTGTAGGGTGTATAGGCACGCCTACCGAAAAAATCGACGAAAACACCGCTCACGGCTGTATCTACATCGGCGACAATACCGAGGAGTTCATTACGTTTGAGACATCGAAGGGCGTGGCGCACGCCTGTATCCCTATCAATCGTCCTATACCCCGCTTTCTCTCGGTAACTGGAGACTAAGGCGTTTAAACGGGGAGAACGCAATTCACGCACAATGGGTGTGAGTGGAGCGACTGTCGCAGAAATGCTGGCAGCCAGAAGTTCCCAATTCCCAAAATGCCCCGTTAGAATGATTGCACCTTTCCCACGCGCGAGGACTTGCTGTACATGCTCGATGCCTTCAAAAGTGACATATTGCTGAATCTGCTTGCTATCCAAGCGCGGGAACCGCATG encodes:
- a CDS encoding lysophospholipid acyltransferase family protein produces the protein MKDWCYAFAAKSIGFCVSRLPRRMALAMGGGLGTLVFYLASRQRELAYEHLRCSLTLPDERRVKAVAKRCFENLGKTVVEFMRFPRLDSKQIQQYVTFEGIEHVQQVLARGKGAIILTGHFGNWELLAASISATVAPLTPIVRELRSPRLNALVSSYREKAGYRTIDRDTGVRHALRCLKRNELLGIVADVDTAVSGVFVDFFGRRAYTPYSPVAIALKTGAAILPTFIIRQPDGSHHAIIEPPLALKRTHAKEKDLVVNTQKFTKIIESYIRRYPTQWIWMHRRWKTQPE